In the Sphingobium sp. Z007 genome, GGGATAATCGTAAATCTTGACGTCAAGGATGGTGGAAAGCCCGCCCAGCCCCTGCGCGCCGATGCCCAGCGCGTTCACCTTGTCGAAAATCTCGATCCGCATCCTTTCGATGTCGTTCTGCGGCCCGCGCAACTTCAATTCGCCCATGTCGATGGGTTCCATCAGGCTTTCCTTGGCCAGCGCCACCGCCTTTTCCGCGGTGCCGCCGATGCCGATGCCCAACATGCCCGGCGGGCACCAGCCCGCGCCCATCTGCGGGATCATCTCCAGAACCCAATCCACGATCGAATCGCTGGGGTTCATCATCTTGAACTTGGTCTTATTCTCCGACCCGCCGCCCTTGGCCGCGACGTCGATGACCACCTTGTTGCCCGGCACCATCTCCACGGTCAGCACGCAGGGCGTATTGTCCTTGGTGTTCTGCCGCGAGAAAGCCGGGTCGCGCAGGATCGACGCGCGCAGGCGGTTTTCGGGGTTCAGATACGCCTTGCGCACGCCGTCATCGACAACCTCCTGCATCGACCGGCCATTATCGTCCAGCCGACAGTCCATGCCCCATTTGATGAAGACATTGACGATGCCGGTGTCCTGGCAGATCGGGCGATGCCCCTCCGCGCACATACGGCTGTTGGTCAGGATCTGGGCGATGGCGTCCTTGGCCGCCGGATTAGCCTCCGCCTCATAGGCTTTGCCCAGCGCGCGGATATAATCCATCGGGTGGTAATAGCTGATGAACTGAAGCGCGTCGGCCACGCTGTCGATCAGATCGGCGGTCTTGATGAGCGTCATCTTGCCCTTTTCCCTTATCTGCGGCCCGCCTCTGCACAGCGGGTCCATGCAGGGGCAGCGGCTAGTGGGGAATCCTGCCCAAGTCCAGCTTCAGCCGTCCGCAAAGGGGAAGAGGTGCCACCAGGGCTGCTTCTCCTCCAGCACGCGGGCGAAGCTGGGCCGGGCCTCCAGCCGCGCCAGATAGGCGGCCAGTAGCGGAAATTCGGTCCCCAAAGGCGCGATCTTGTCGGCATAGAAGATCGCCGGCGCGGCGGCGCAGTCGGCCAGAGTAAAGGCTTCGCCCACCGCCCAGCGCCGTCCCGCCATCCGTGCCTCCAGCATGGCATAGGCCTTGGCCAGCAGGTCGCGCGCCTGCGTCACGCCGACCGCATCGCGCTGCGCTTGCGGCCGCAGCCGGTCGGCCACGATCGTCTGCATCGGCCCCATGACATAATTGTCGAACAACCGGTCCATCAGCCGCACCTCCAGCGCCGCGTCGGGATCGGCGGGGATGGGGCGGAAGGTGCCGGCTTCATGCTGGGCGAGATATTCGATGATGATGCTCGCCTCACCGATGGTGGCGTCGCGCGCCGGATCGCGCAATATCGGGAATTTGCCGATCGGCCACAGGTCCATCCATTCCCGCGCGACGTCGGCATCCTCCAGCGTTCGCGCCGCGAAAGGCGCGCCATTCTCGTAAAAGGCGATCAGCACCTTCCAGCAATAGGAAGAGAGAGGGTGGTAATAGAGAATCATCAGGCATCCTCCGCATCTGGCCGGGTCCGATCATCGTGCGGCACCGCCCTGCCGAGGGACTGCCGCCACCGCTTAGACCTTCGTCTAAAAAGGCCTGACAAGCGAAATTTATTTTTCTCTCCCCATCATCCCTCTTGCCTTTTTGCGGGGCACTGAAAGTCCATGCGTCGCCCCTGTGCGGGTTGGTGAAATGGCGTCGATCGACGCCACACGGAGTCTCCTGACTGTCATTTACCCTCTTGCGCCACCGAGCGGCTATGGCACTATCTATGGTATCGGGTTAACGGGGGTCACCCAACAGATTGTGATTGCGTGGCTGGGCGATTGTCTGGCGTTAGGGGATTTCTGTCCCTGCGATCGCTCGGTTGGGCCTTTTTCCGTCCCCGGCGCGGTATGGTTCATGCTAGGATGCGCGGCTTGTCGCGACCCACTGGACCGAATCGAACGGAACAGGAACATCGGGGGCGCGCATGGATTTTCGAGATAGTGGACAAGGTGCTGGCGACGTGGCGACTGTGATGGACGATCTTTTGGATGATATGAAGGCGCAGGCCTTGGCCCAGCCCCAGGCCGCGCCCGTGGAAACGCGGCCGGAGCCGGAGGTGCTGACCTCCTCGACCGTGCAGGCGCGGCGCTTCCCCGTCGCGACCGACCCGTCGCGCGATGCGCTGCTGACGGAGTTCGGCAAAGATACGCTGAACGACCGCTATCTGCTGCCCGGCGAATCCTATCAGGATCTTTTCGCCCGCGTCGCGGCGGCCTATGCCGACGACGCCGCGCACGCCCAGCGCGTCTATGACTATATCTCGAAACTGTGGTTCATGCCGGCGACGCCCGTCCTGTCCAACGGCGGCACCGGTCGCGGCCTGCCGATCAGCTGCTATCTGAACTCGGTGGACGACAGCCTGGAAGGCATCGTCAACACCTGGAACGAGAATGTCTGGCTCGCCTCGCGCGGCGGCGGCATCGGCACCTATTGGGGCAATGTCCGCGGCATCGGCGAGCCGGTCGGCCTCAACGGCAAGACCAGCGGCATCATTCCGTTCGTTCGCGTCATGGACTCGCTGACCCTTGCGATTAGCCAAGGCAGCCTGCGTCGCGGCTCGGCCGCCTGCTATCTCGATGTCTCGCACCCGGAGATCGAGGAGTTCCTGGAAATCCGCAAGACCAGCGGCGATTTCAACCGCAAGGCGCTCAACCTCCACCACGGCGTCCTGCTGACTGACGAGTTCATGGAAGCGGTCCGCGATGGCAGCGACTTCCATCTGCGCAGCCCCAAGGATCAGTCGATCCGCGGCACTGTCAACGCCCGCGCGCTGTTCCAGAAGCTGGTCGAAGTGCGGCTGGCGACGGGCGAACCCTATATCGTGTTCAACGACACGGTGAACCGCATGATGCCCAAACATCATCGCGACCTGGGGCTGAAGGTGTCGACCTCCAACCTTTGCTCGGAAATCACGCTGCCCACCGGCCGCGACCATCTGGGCAATGATCGCACCGCGGTCTGCTGCCTGTCGTCGATGAACCTGGAAACCTGGGACGAGTGGAAGGATCATCCGACCTTCGCCGAGGATATCATGCGCTTCCTCGACAATGTGCTCCAGGATTATATCGACCGCGCCCCGCCCGAAATGGCCCGCGCCAAATATAGTGCGATGCGCGAACGCTCGGTGGGCCTGGGCGTCATGGGTTTCCATAGCTTCCTCCAGGCGCGCAACATCCCGTTCGAAGGGGCGATGGCCAAGTCCTGGAACCTGCGCATCTTCAAGCATATCAACGCGCAGGTGAACGAAGCGTCGATGATGCTGGCGCAGGAACGCGGCCCATGTCCCGACGCCGCCGACCAGGGCGTGATGGAACGCTTTTCCTGCAAGATGGCGATCGCGCCGACCGCGTCGATCTCCATCATCTGCGGTGGCACATCGGCCTGTATCGAGCCGATCCCGGCGAACATCTACACGCACAAGACGCTGTCGGGCAGCTTCTCGATCAAGAATCCCTATCTGGAAAAGCTGCTGGTCGCCAAGGCGAAGGACAGCAGCGCGGTGTGGAACTCGATTCTGGAAAAGGGTGGTTCGGTCCAGCATCTCGACTTCCTGACGCCGGAAGAAAAGGACACGTTCAAGACCAGCTTCGAAATCGACCAGCGCTGGCTGCTTGAACTCGCCGCCGACCGCACGCCCTATATCGACCAGGCGCAGTCGCTGAACCTGTTCATCCCGGCGGATGTGGAGAAATGGGATCTGCTCATGCTCCACTTCCGCGCTTGGGAACTGGGCATCAAGTCGCTCTACTATCTGCGTTCGAAGAGCGTGCAGCGCGCGGGCTTCGCTGGGGGGGTGGAGGCCGACAACACGATCGACGCCCCCAAGTTCGAAATCGGCGAGACCACCGACTATGACGAGTGTCTTGCCTGCCAATAAGGCATGGAGGCCGGGCGCGACGGCCTATGCCGCCGCGCCCGCGCGCTCACTCTTCTTCTTCGCCCTATTCTTCCTCTTCAAACGTCACCGCGACGTCGGCATTGGCGCTCAGGCGCACCGTGCCGTCATCCTCGACCGCCGCGATCAGGCCCTGGCTGATATAATGATGATGTCCCTTATGGCTGCCTTCCCCGCTGTCCTTCTTGGTCAGCTTGATCCGGTCACCGTCCATATGGTCGACGGTGCCGACATGGACGCCATCGGCGCCGATCACTTCGGCATGTTCCTTGATGCTGGTCAGGTCGACCATGATATTTCTCCTGTACGGGGGGTAACGAGCGTTGAACGCGCAGCGGCGGAGATGGTCGCATGACCGACGGGCGCATCTTTCTCGCGGTTGTCGCGGTCATTGCCTTGGGGGTGTTTGTAAACGGTCTGCGCTTTGCTCGCATGACTACGAACCCCTTCGTTGGCCGTAAGCTGTTTGGAATGCCGATAGAAGGTTCAGAGCTGCCGTTGGGTCGGCTCAACCTGATCGGCAAAATCCAGATGATTGTTGCACCACTATTTTTTGTTTTTGCCTGCGCCCTGACTTTCGGATTTCTCGGCCCTGTTGAGGGCATCGAAACAATCAAATTACATTAAGGACGAACCCCATGCCTCTTCTCCAAGCCTCCAAGGTGTACAAGCCCTTCGAATATCCCTGGGCCTATGAATATTGGAAGCGCCAGCAGCAGTTGCACTGGCTGCCCGAGGAAGTGCCCTTGGGTGAGGATTGCCGCGACTGGGCGCAGAAGCTGTCCGATCATGAGCGCAACCTGCTGACGCAGATTTTCCGCTTCTTCACCCAGGCCGACGTGGAAGTGC is a window encoding:
- a CDS encoding fumarate hydratase: MTLIKTADLIDSVADALQFISYYHPMDYIRALGKAYEAEANPAAKDAIAQILTNSRMCAEGHRPICQDTGIVNVFIKWGMDCRLDDNGRSMQEVVDDGVRKAYLNPENRLRASILRDPAFSRQNTKDNTPCVLTVEMVPGNKVVIDVAAKGGGSENKTKFKMMNPSDSIVDWVLEMIPQMGAGWCPPGMLGIGIGGTAEKAVALAKESLMEPIDMGELKLRGPQNDIERMRIEIFDKVNALGIGAQGLGGLSTILDVKIYDYPCHAAGKPVAMIPNCAATRHAHFTLDGSGPAYLEAPKLSEWPDVDWKPSKEAIRVDLNSLTPEIVQSWKHGDRLLLNGKMLTGRDAAHKRIKDMLAKGESLPVDFKGRVIYYVGPVDPVRDEVVGPAGPTTATRMDSFMDMMLEQGLLGCVGKAERGPAATESIRVHKSAYLMAVGGAAYLVARAIKGAKVVGFEDLGMEAIYEFDVQDMPVTVAVDSEGQNVHRLAPLVWQEKIKREKLLEGA
- a CDS encoding glutathione S-transferase family protein, giving the protein MILYYHPLSSYCWKVLIAFYENGAPFAARTLEDADVAREWMDLWPIGKFPILRDPARDATIGEASIIIEYLAQHEAGTFRPIPADPDAALEVRLMDRLFDNYVMGPMQTIVADRLRPQAQRDAVGVTQARDLLAKAYAMLEARMAGRRWAVGEAFTLADCAAAPAIFYADKIAPLGTEFPLLAAYLARLEARPSFARVLEEKQPWWHLFPFADG
- a CDS encoding ribonucleoside-diphosphate reductase subunit alpha, which translates into the protein MDDLLDDMKAQALAQPQAAPVETRPEPEVLTSSTVQARRFPVATDPSRDALLTEFGKDTLNDRYLLPGESYQDLFARVAAAYADDAAHAQRVYDYISKLWFMPATPVLSNGGTGRGLPISCYLNSVDDSLEGIVNTWNENVWLASRGGGIGTYWGNVRGIGEPVGLNGKTSGIIPFVRVMDSLTLAISQGSLRRGSAACYLDVSHPEIEEFLEIRKTSGDFNRKALNLHHGVLLTDEFMEAVRDGSDFHLRSPKDQSIRGTVNARALFQKLVEVRLATGEPYIVFNDTVNRMMPKHHRDLGLKVSTSNLCSEITLPTGRDHLGNDRTAVCCLSSMNLETWDEWKDHPTFAEDIMRFLDNVLQDYIDRAPPEMARAKYSAMRERSVGLGVMGFHSFLQARNIPFEGAMAKSWNLRIFKHINAQVNEASMMLAQERGPCPDAADQGVMERFSCKMAIAPTASISIICGGTSACIEPIPANIYTHKTLSGSFSIKNPYLEKLLVAKAKDSSAVWNSILEKGGSVQHLDFLTPEEKDTFKTSFEIDQRWLLELAADRTPYIDQAQSLNLFIPADVEKWDLLMLHFRAWELGIKSLYYLRSKSVQRAGFAGGVEADNTIDAPKFEIGETTDYDECLACQ
- a CDS encoding DUF2171 domain-containing protein, encoding MVDLTSIKEHAEVIGADGVHVGTVDHMDGDRIKLTKKDSGEGSHKGHHHYISQGLIAAVEDDGTVRLSANADVAVTFEEEE